In the Streptomyces sp. SJL17-4 genome, CGGCTGCGGCACCCGGCGACGGACGTCCTCGCCGAGGCCGTGAGCAACACCTTCCGCCTCGTCCGCACCGAGACCCGGATCACCGGAGCGAACGCCGGTCCCGAGCCGGTCCGCAAGGGCGCGTACGTCACCATGACGGGCACGCTCCAGCACTACACGAACCGCGCCTGGCGGACGTTCGGGAGCGGGTCCGTGGCCCTGCAGTTCCAGGCGAAGGGTTCGACGACCTGGCGTCAGGTCGCCACCGGCCGCCCGGCCGCCAACGGCAGGATCTCGCTCAGGGCGAAGGCGACCGTGGACGGGACCTGGCGTCTCCGGTACTACGGCGACGCCACGCACTTCACGTCGCCGTTCTCCTGGGCCGACTACCTCGACGTGCGCTGATCTACTGACCGGCTGACCGGCTGGTCGGCTGGTCGACCGGCCGACCTACCGGCTGATCGACCGCTGTGAAACGCCCGAGGGCGGCACCCCCTGGTGGGGGTGCCGCCCTCGGTCCGTTCTTGCGTCCCGCGTTCCGCGTTCCGCGATGAACCACCGATCCCGAAGGATCAGAAGTCCATGTCACCGCCCGGCATGCCGCCGCCGGCCGGCGCGGACGCCTTCTCCGGCTTGTCGGCGATGACGGCCTCGGTGGTGAGGAACAGCGCGGCGATCGACGCGGCGTTCTGCAGCGCGGAGCGCGTGACCTTCGCCGGGTCGATGATGCCCTCGGCGATGAGGTCGACGTACTCGTTGGTCGCGGCGTTCAGGCCGTGGCCGACGGGCAGGTTGCGGACCTTCTCCGCCACGACGCCGCCCTCGAGGCCGGCGTTGACCGCGATCTGCTTCAGCGGGGCCTCAAGCGCCAGCTTGACGATGTTGGCACCGGTGGCCTCGTCGCCCGCCAGGTCCGCCTCGAGCTTCTCGAAGACCGAGGAAGCCTGGAGCAGGGCCACGCCGCCACCGGCGACGATGCCCTCCTCGACGGCCGCCTTCGCGTTGCGAACGGCGTCCTCGATGCGGTGCTTGCGCTCCTTGAGCTCGACCTCGGTCGCGGCACCGGCCTTGATGACGGCCACGCCGCCGGCCAGCTTCGCGAGGCGCTCCTGGAGCTTCTCGCGGTCGTAGTCCGAGTCGCTGTTCTCGATCTCGGCGCGGATCTGGTTCACGCGACCGGCGACCTGCTCGCTGTCACCGGCACCGTCGACGATGGTGGTCTCGTCCTTGGTGATGACGACCTTGCGGGCGCGGCCCAGCAGGTCGAGGCCCGCGTTCTCCAGCTTCAGGCCGACCTCCTCGGAGATGACCGTGCCGCCGGTGAGGATGGCGATGTCGTTCAGCATGGCCTTGCGACGGTCGCCGAAGCCCGGGGCCTTGACCGCGACGGACTTGAAGGTGCCGCGGATCTTGTTGACGACCAGGGTCGACAGGGCCTCGCCCTCGACGTCCTCGGCGATGATCAGCAGCGGCTTGCCCGACTGCATGACCTTCTCCAGGAGCGGGAGCAGGTCCTTCACCGAGGAGATCTTGGAGTTGACGATGAGGAGGTACGGGTCGTCGAGCGACGACTCCATGCGCTCCATGTCGGTGGCGAAGTACGCCGAGATGTAGCCCTTGTCGAAGCGCATACCCTCGGTGAGCTCCAGCTCCAGACCGAAGGTCTGGGACTCCTCGACGGTGATGACGCCTTCCTTGCCGACCTTGTCCATCGCCTCGGCGATGAGCTCGCCGATCTGGGTGTCGGCGGCGGAGATGGAGGCCGTGGAAGCGATCTGCTCCTTGGTCTCGACATCCTTCGCCTGCTCGAGCAGGGCGCCGGAGACGGCCTCGACGGCCTTCTCGATACCACGCTTGAGGGCCATCGGGTTGGCACCGGCGGCCACGTTGCGCAGGCCCTCGCGGACGAGCGCCTGGGCGAGAACGGTGGCGGTGGTCGTACCGTCGCCGGCGACGTCGTCCGTCTTCTTGGCGACTTCCTTGACCAGCTCGGCGCCGATCTTCTCGTACGGGTCCTCGAGCTCGATCTCCTTGGCGATGGAGACACCATCGTTGGTGATCGTGGGGGCGCCCCACTTCTTCTCGAGGACGACGTTGCGACCCTTGGGGCCGAGGGTGACCTTGACGGCGTCAGCGAGCTGGTTCATGCCGCGCTCGAGACCGCGCCGGGCCTCCTCGTCGAACGCGATGATCTTGGCCATGTGAAGTGGTCCTCCCGGACATGGGGTGGATAACGCTCCAGGACCGCGCCGACGCCCGCGACGGACGGCCTCCGCAACTCCGCGTGGTTCCTTGCCCCACCCGGCCGGCGGCCTCGTCTGCCCGATCCTCGTAGCACTCTCACCTGCCGAGTGCTAACGCCAATGATTAGCACTCGCCCTATGAGAGTGCAAGCCGTTCCGAAGGAACGTCGATGAGGGGCGGTGGTCGGGCGACGGGAGGGGGCAAGCGACTCTCGACGATCGGGACGTACGGACGAGGGTCCGGGAACGCGTGAGGGGCCCGCTTCCCCTCAGGGATGCGGGCCCCTCGACGGCGTTGCGTCGGTGGCCGATCGCGCCGCGCTCAGACGGCGAGCTTGACCATGTCCGCCTGCGGACCCTTCTGGCCCTGCGAGATCTCGAACTCGACTCGCTGTCCCTCTTCGAGGCTGCGGTAGCCATCCATCTGGATCGCGCTGTAGTGGACGAAAACATCCGCACCACCGTCGACCGCGATGAAGCCGTAGCCCTTCTCCGCGTTGAACCACTTGACGGTGCCCTGAGCCATGCCTAACTCCCCTATTACTGGCCCTTGCGCGGGACCCGCACTTCGCGGAACCCGGGTCAGACCCTGCGCCGGAACGCGTCGACCGCGGCTGAATGTATCTGCCCAACTGCCCTCTGCAACAGGTCAATCGAGCGAGAATTCTGGGCGCCACGGAAAGGCGAATTGGGGAGAATCCCTTGAATTACGGGGCAAGTCGGGCCCGGCAAAGCGTGCAGAAGGTACACAACGCGCACGCACTTTGGCTGCTTCTTGTCGTGCGGGGACGCATTCTCATATGCGCCCGGCATGGGCAGCGGAGGGGACTTCCCCAACTCTACCGCGCTCAACCATGCAGAATTGCCCCTTCCGCTTTATGGCGCGGAAGGGGCAATTCAAGAAAGACGGGACAAGCGATACGGGTCAGCCTCCGGCGACGGCCGGGATGATCGAGACGCCGGCGCCGGCCGGGGTGGCCGTCTCCAGGCCCTGCTCGAAGCGCACGTCGTCGTCGTTCACGTAGACGTTGACGAAGCGGCGCAGCTTGCCCTGGTCGTCCAGGACGCGGGCGGCGATGCCCGTGTGGTTCTTCTCCAGGTCCGCGATGACCTCGGCGAGGGTCGTGCCCTCGGCCTGGACCTCGGACCGACCGCCCGTGTAGGTGCGGAGGATGGTGGGGATGCGGACGTTCACGGCCATGTCTTCGTAACCTTTCAGCGGTCCAGCGGTCTTCAGTGGGCCAGGCCGGCGTCGCGGAACGCGTCCAGGCTCGGGCGGATGGTGACGGTCGCCTGAGAGGTGTCGGCCACCGCGTCCAGGGTCTTGAGGCCGTCGCCGGTGTTGAGGACGACGGTGGTGAGGTTCGGGTCGATCAGCCCGTTCTCGACGAGCTTCTTCGCGACGCCGACGGTCACGCCGCCCGCGGTCTCGGCGAAGATGCCCTCGGTCTGCGCGAGGAGCTTGATCGCGTCCACGACCTGCTCGTCGTCGACGTCCTCCACCGCGCCACCCGTCCGGCGGGCGATGTCGAGGACGTACGGGCCGTCGGCCGGGTTGCCGATCGCCAGCGACTTGGCGATCGTGTTCGGCTTCTGGGGCCGTACGACGTCGTGGCCGGCCTTGAAGGCCACCGACACCGGGGAGCAGCCCTCGGCCTGGGCGCCGAAGATCTTGTACGGCTTGTCCTCGACGAGGCCCAGCTTGATGAGCTCCTGGAGACCCTTGTCGATCTTCGTGAGCTGGGAGCCGGAGGCGATCGGGATGACGAGCTGGTCGGGGATGACCCAGCCGAGCTGTTCGCAGATCTCGTACGCCAGCGTCTTCGAGCCCTCGCCGTAGTACGGGCGGAGGTTGACGTTGACGAAGCCCCAGCCCTCGCCCAGCGGGTCGCCGATGAGCTCGGAGCAGAAGCGGTTGACGTCGTCGTAGTTGCCCTCGATGGCGACGAGGTCACCGCCGTAGACCCCGGCCATGACGACCTTGCCCTGCTCCAGGTCGTGCGGGATGAACACACAGGAGCGGAAGCCGGCGCGGGCGGCGGCGGCGCCGACGGCGCCGGCCAGGTTGCCCGTGGAGGAGCAGGAGAGGGTGGTGAAGCCGAAGGCGCGGGCGGCCTCGATGGCCTGGGCGACGACCCGGTCCTTGAAGGAGTGGGTCGGGTTGCCGGAGTCGTCCTTGACGAAGAGCTTGCCGGGGGCGACGCCGATCTCGCGGGCGAGGTTGTCGGCCTGGACGAGCTTGGTCCAGCCCGGGTTCAGGTTCGGCTTGTCGGCGACGTCGGCGGGGACGGGCAGCAGCGGGGCGTAGCGCCAGATGTTGGCGGGGCCGGCCTCGATCTGCTTGCGCAGTGCCTCGGGGTCACCGGTGGGGAGGTCGTACGCGACTTCGAGCGGTCCGAAACAGAGTTCGCAGGCGAAGATCGGGCCGAGCGGGAAGAATTCACCGCATTCGCGACAGGAAAGCCCGGACGCGGGACCGAGGTCGACCGAAGTGGCGGGGGTAACAGTCTGTACAGCCATGGAGGCGAGGCCCTTTCTCCTCATCTTTCCCATGACGAATTTTTCGCCATGAGACGGATTTGGCACCTTCCCTAGCCGGGAGCCTCGCTGGAGGACGAGTAACCGACTGGAGGGTTGCCGGGGCTTCAACGGGCCGTTTCCCTCTGCCCCTCTGGATGAGCGGTATTCGATTGTGAAGCGCGGTGAACTTTCGTTCCTGCGCTCCGGCGCGGGCGGCACCCCGACGTGCATCGGGCATCCGCGTTGTTCAAGACTGTAACCGAAGGCCCGGACGCTTGGACCGGCCGTCCGAACCGCGAGATGGAGATCACGTGCTGGAAGAGGTGGAGCGCTGGCTGGACCGGCGGTCCTGGTCCGTGGCGGACCGGCCGTTGGAGCGGATCCTCGCCGCCAAGCGGAACACGAAGGTCAGCGTCGTCCTGCCGGCGCTGAACGAGGAGGCGACGGTGGGTGACATCGTCGCGGTGATCCGGCGCGAGCTGATGACGGAGGCGGTGCCGCTCGTCGACGAGCTGGTGGTGATCGACTCGGGCTCCACGGACCGTACGGCGGAGGTGGCGGCGGCCGCCGGGGCGCGGGTGGTCGCACGGGACGCGATACTCCCCCGGATACCGGCCGTGCCGGGCAAGGGCGAGGTCCTGTGGCGGTCGCTGATGGTGACCACCGGGGACGTCGTGTGCTTCATCGACGCGGACCTGCGGGACTTCTCGGCGGACTTCGTGTCGGGGATCGTGGGCCCGCTGCTGACCGACCCGGACGTGGACTTCGTAAAGGCGATGTACGACCGCCCGTTCGGAGACACTCCTGGTCAAGGGGGCCGGGTGACGGAGCTCGTGGCCCGCCCGCTCCTCAATCTGCACTGGCCGCAGCTGGCCGGTTTCGTACAGCCGCTGGGCGGCGAGTACGCGGCGCGTCGCTCCCTCCTCGAACGGCTCCCCTTCCCGGTCGGTTACGGGGTGGAGCTCGGCCTGCTCGTGGACGCCCTGCACACGGTGGGCCTGGACGCGCTCGCGCAGGTGGACGTGGGGGTGCGCAAGCACCGGCACCAGGACGGTCTCGCGCTGGGCCGGATGGCGGCGGCGATCTACCGGACGGCGCAGCTGCGGTTGTCGCGGGGGCATCTGGTGCGGCCGCGGCTGACGCAGTTCGAGCGGGGCGAGAAGGGCTTCGAGCCGCGGACGTACGCGGTGGACACGGAGGAGCGGCCGCCGATGGCCGACATCGTGGAGTACGCGCGCCGCCGCGTGGCCTGACCGCCCGAACCGACCACGGGGCCCGGCCGCCCGAACCGACCGCGTGGCGTAACGCCCGATGATGATCTGTTTTGCCTACATTGCCCTTTTATGCGCTTCAGACAACATCACCTGGGCAGGGGGCTCGCGGCCGTCACGGCGGCCGGACTGGCGGCCGGCTCGCTCGTGTTCACCGCGGCGGGCCCGGCCGCGGCGGACGTGGTCGAGCCCTTCGGCAAGCGGTACGACGAGTCGCTGTACGGCGACTTCACGACCATCGGCAACACGGTCATGGGCTGCCCGACCGCCCCCGCCGACCTGGCCGCCCGCTGTGCGACCTCGGCGAGCGGCCAGGGCACGGACAACAACAACACCTTCGTGATGCGGCGGATCGACACGGGCGGCACCGGAGGCGACTACGGCTCCAGCACCGGCCATGTGAAGATCCCGGCGGGCGCGGAGGTGGCGTACGCCCGGCTCTTCTGGGGCGGCAACGACGGCACGTACAAGGGGCCGAGCGGGGCGCAGCTGAAGCGCTGCGACATCTCCGGCGCGGATGTCGAGCGCTCGCCCGGCGACCCCACGACGACCGCCCCGGTGATCAAGGTGGGCGCGGGCGCCGCGACTCCGGTGTCGATCGACAGCATGGTCGCCGACCCGGCCGACACCAACGGCCCGCACTACTACACGGGCGAGTCGGACGTGACGGCCGCCTTCGCGGGCACGTCGGGGACGGACGCGCAGGTGGCGGTCGGCAACATCTGGGCGCCCAACGGCAAGGGCTGCGTGGCGGGTTGGTCGCTGACTGTGGTCCACAAGTTCCCCGGCCCGGACCCGGTGAAGGCCCCCGAGCGCCGCAACGTCCACGTGTACGGCGGGCACGTCCTCCAGCGCTCGACCTCCCCCGCGACCACGATCACCGTGGACGGCTTCTACCGGAGCGGCGGCACGGCACGGGCGAGCGTCACCGCGTACGAGGGCGACTGGAACACCCCGGGTGACAAGTTCCTCGTCGACGGCAAGAACGTCACCGAGTCCCACACGGGGAACACCGACAACTTCTTCATCAGCGAGGACGACGGCGCCGTCGATCCCAAGCTGGTGAACAACCTGAGCATCGACGCCAAGGCCTTCGACATCCCGGACGGGGCCGTCCCGCAGGGCGCGACCTCGGCGGACCTGACCTTCGCCACGAACGGCGACACCTACGTGCCGTCCGGACTCGCCTTCTCCGTCCCGGTCCCCGACCTGGAGATCACCAAGACGGCGAGCCCGCGCACGGTGAAGCCGGGCGACACGCTCACCTACAAGATCACCGCGAAGAACATCAGCACGCTCGACTACCCGAACGCCACGTTCAGCGACGACCTGACCGGGAACCTCGACGACGCCGACTACAACGGCGACGTGAAGACGGACCTGGGCAGGGCGACGTACACGGCACCGAAGATCGGGTACGTGGGGACCATCCCGGCCGGGAAGACGGCGACCGTCACCTACTCGGTGAAGATCAAGAACCCGCCGACGGGCGACGGGAGGCTCCGCAACAGCGTGAAGGTGGAGACCCCCCGCTCCAACTGCGGAGACGGCAGCGCGGACCCGGCCTGCGGGGTGACCCCAGAACTCGAAAAGCCGAAGCCGACGCCGAAGCCGACGCCGACGCCGACGCCGACGCCGACGGACCCCTCCCCCACCCCGGTGGATCCGACCCCGACGCCGACGGACCCCACCCCCACACCCCCGGCGCCGTCCGAGCCGCCCTCCCCGACCTTCCCGACCCTTCCGGAGCCCCCGGCCCCGGCCCCGGGACCGCACGGGAACGGCGGCGGCTCGATGGCCGAGACCGGCGGCAACGGCGAGCGTCTGTGGCTCCTCGGCGCCCTGGGACTCGCCCTCGCGGCGACGGGCGTCGTGGCGAAGGCGGCGATGCGCGGACGCCGAGAGACCTGACCCGGCGGCGGCACGGCGCCGCGAGAACTGATCGCCGCTCACTCACGGTGGCCGGATACGCCCGTCTCGTATACGTACGTTTGAGCGTTTACGGGACGGGCTAGGTTCGCCCCATGGCATCTGTGCTCGTGGCATCCAACCGGGGCCCTGTCTCGTACGTGCTCGGCGAGGACGATTCGCTCGACGCCCGCAGGGGCGGCGGCGGACTGGTCTCCGGGCTGAGCGCCGTCTCCTCGCAGGACAGCCTGTGGGTGTGCGCGGCGCTCGGCGAGGGCGACCGGGAGGCCGTCCGGCGCGGAATCGGCGAGCCGGGCGTCCGGATGCTGGACATCGACCCGGAGGTGTACGCCGACGCGTACAACGGCATCGCGAACTCGGTGCTGTGGTTCCTCCACCACCATCTGTACGACATCCCCCGCGAGCCGGTCTTCGACGCGGAGTTCCGGCGCCGCTGGGAGTCGTACCGCGCCTACAACCGGGCCTTCGCCGAGGCTCTGGCGGCGGAGGCGGCCGAGGGCGCGGCGGTCCTGGTCCAGGACTACCACCTGGCGCTGGTCCCCGGAATGCTCCGCGAGCTCCGCCCCGACCTGCGGATCGGCCACTTCACGCACACGCCGTGGGCGTCCTCCGAGTACCTGCGGATGGTGCCGGACGACATCGTCGAGGAGCTGCTGTGGGGCATGCTCGGCGCGGACGAGCTGGGCTTCCACACCTGGGGATGGGCGTCGTTCTTCATCGGCTGCTGCTCTCAGCTCGACGACTCCACGGGCATGGCCCAGGGCGTCTGGCCGAGCGGCGACCCCTGGCACGGGGTGGAGTGGCGCCGCTACGGCGTCGGGAAGGGCCGGACCCGGGTCAGGGCGTACCCGCTGGGCGTGGACGGCGACGAGCTGCGCTCGCTCGCCCACCGGCCCGAGGTCGACGAGAAGCTCGTCGCGCTCCGGGCCGAGGTCGGCGACCGCAGGACCATCGTGCGCGTCGACCGCACCGAACTCTCCAAGAACATCCTCCGCGGCCTCCTCGCCTACCGGGAGCTGCTCACCGTCCACCCGGAGTGGCGCGACCGGGTGGTCCACCTGGCCTCGGCGTACCCGTCCCGGCAGGACCTGGAGTCGTACCGCGCGTACACGGCGGCGGTGGCGGACCTGGCCGCCGAGATCAACGCGGAGTTCGGCACGGAGGACTGGCAGCCGGTGATCGTCTCCGTGGAGGACGACTTCGCCCGCTCGCTGGCCGCCTACCGCCTGGCGGACGTGGCCCTGGTGAACCCGGTGCGCGACGGCATGAACCTGGTCGCGAAGGAGATACCGGTGGTCTCGGAGGCGGGCTGCGCCCTGGTCCTGTCGACGGGCGCGGGCGCGTACCGGGAACTACGGCAGGACGCCCTGACGGTGAACCCCTTCGACGTCTCGGAGACGGCCGCCGCCCTCCACACGGCCCTGACGATGCCGGCGCCCGAACGCGCCGACCGCACGAAGCGCCTCGCGACAGCGGCGACGGCACTGCCCCCACAGCGCTGGTTCCTGAACCAGCTGGAGGCGCTGCGGGAGGGCTGAGCGTCACTCCCGTTCCGGATCGACGAGTGCAGAGCAGTCGCCCCCGAGGATCTCCGAGGCCTCAGGCCTCGCCGTCCTTGCCGCCGTCGATGACAGTCAGCTCGGTGGCCTTCGGCGCGTACGGGTCAGGGGTGCCCGCAGGAATGTTCTGGATGGCCTGCCCCTGGGCGGCCCCGTTGCCGTTGAACACGAAGTCGGGCCGGATACGCCAGTCACGGCCGTCCGGGTAGATGAACCCGGCCTCGGCGAGCTGCCGAAGAGCCCGCGAAACGGTCGACTGGGACATGCCCACCTGCTCGGCGAACTTGACCTGGGTCTCCACACGGACCAGACCATGGTCCTTGCGGTTCTGAAGGGCACACATCTTGTGGAACAGCCTGTAGGACGCCCCACTGAGGTCCGCCTCGGCGAGAGCGTTGTGCGCGTCGTATCCCATCGTCGTGAACCCACCTCCCCGGAACCAGAGCCCGTGCGCGGCGCCGACCGACGAGTGCACAGTGAGGTCCTGCACCTCGCCAGTGGTCCGGTTGAGCGTCTCGATCTTGGTCACTCGTCGGGCCGCACGCACAGGGTACCTCCGTGACTAAATGAGGCCATCCAGAGCTGGATGGCCTCACCTAAGACCTTCACTGTGCATTCATTTTCGCATAACCCAAGCGACCACTAGGCCCTTCTATGCAATTTTGAATAATCGATCTCCATACCTGCAACACAGCTCGGCCCTTCGTGCAGGTCAGGGGCTTGTCGCGGTCAGCTCGTCTTAATAGGGAAAGGGCACCCGCCGCGCGGGAGCCCCTGCGGTACTCGCTGCGCTCCGTTCCTCGGGGGTGCCCCACCCTCGCCCTGGGCATCCACCGGCCGCCGTGGGCCGAGGTCGGGGCATCAAAGGGAAGCGTGGCCGAGGCGGGTGGATGGTTCCCGTGCACACGTGACGGACGCCCGTCCGGCCTTCCCGCCGCTTCGGCGGGCTGTCGTGGGCCGAGGTCACGACGGGCTTTCCCGAAGGTGCGGGCTTGGTCTCCTAGGACGCCTCCGTCCGCTCCCGGCGTTCGCCGCCCCAGGCCGCCAGCGGTTCCAGGGCATCGTTGAGGCGGATGCCGTCCTTCGTGAGGGCGTACTCGACGCGCGGCGGGACCTCCTCGTAGGAGACGCGGTCCACGATGCCGTCCGCCTCCAGTTCTCGCAGGTGGGAGGCGAGGACCTTCTCGGTGATGCCCGGGATGCTTCGGCGCAGCTCGCCGAAGCGGCAGTTCGGCCGCTGGTGCAGCGCCCAGAGGATGAGCACCTTCCACTTGCCGCCGATGATCTCCATCGCGGTGTCGATGCCGCAGACGTGCCCGTCCTCGGCTCCGGGCCGGTTCAGCGTCGCCATGTGCCCCACCCTTCTGACCTGTTCGCTCACCTCAGGGTAACCACCCACTTCCAAGTGGGTACTTGAGCAGGTCAGAGCCTCGGAGCAGTCTTGTGGTCATGACAGCGAACCTGACGCAGAAGACCCCGCTCACCCTCCTCGGCCTCGGCGCCATGGGGACCGCGCTCGCCCGGACCTGGCTCGCCGCCGGTCACCCGCTGACCGTCTGGAACCGCACCCCGGCCCGCGCGGAGGTGCTGGCCGCCGAGGGCGCGAAGGCCGTGGACAGCGTGGCCGAGGCGGTCGCGGCGAGCACCCTCGTCATCGTCTGCCTCCTCGACGACGCCTCGGTGGAGACGACCCTGGACGGCGTCGACCTGACCGGCAAGGACCTGGTCAACCTGACCACCACGACCCCCGCCCAGGCCCGGACCCGCGCCGCGTGGGCCGAGGAGCGGGGCGCCCGCTACCTGGACGGCGGCATCATGGCCGTACCGCCGATGGTCGGGATCCCGGAGGCCGGCGGCTATGTGTTCTACAGCGGCTCGCGGGAGCTGTTCGAGCTCCACCGGGAGTCCCTCGCCGTGCCGGTCGGCACCACTTACGTCGGCGAGGACGCGGGCTTCGCGGCCCTCCACGACGTGGCTCTGCTCAGCGCGATGTACGGGATGTTCGCCGGGGCCACGCACGCCTTCGCCCTGATCCGGCGGGAGAACATCGACCCGGTCGCGTTCGCCCCGCTGCTCGGGAACTGGATCAAGGCGATGGTCGATCCGTCGGTCGGGCAGACGGCCCGCCAGCTGGTGAGCGGCGATCTCACCGCGGACGTGGTCTCCAACCTGGCGATGCAGGTGGCCGGCACGACGACGCTGCTGACCACCGCCGAGGAGCAGGGCGTCAGCGCGGAGCTGATCCGGCCGCAGTTCGACCTGATGCGCCGCCTCCTCGCCGTGAGCACCGGCGAGGAGGACCTGACGGGCACGGTGGACCTTCTTCTCGCGTAGCGGGCGGCACCTGCGGCCGGTAGCCCGGTGCCCGGTGCCCGGCAGCCGATTACCGGTAGCCGGTAAATCGGCTACCGGTAATCGGTGCGACCCCCTCCTCCTGAGGGGTGGTCTCGTGTCAGACTCTGCGGCGATCGTTCCCCCAGGCGATCCGTTTTCCCCCTCAGGCAAGCGGAAGGATCGCAACAGACGTGAAGAAGATTGTCGTGGGCATGACCCTCGGGTCGGCGCTCACCGCCCTTCTCGCCGCGGGGCTCACCCCCGCCACCGCGCAGGAGGCCCCGGACACCCCCGCCGGCGCCGCCGCGCACCGGCCGGACAACCGTCCCGGACCGCTCACGAAGCAGCGCACCGAGCTGCGGGAGAAGGCGATCGACCTGGTCGCCAAGGGCAAGGCCAAGGCGAACGCCGAGGGCGTCGTCGAGGTCGCGCCCGGCAAGTTCACCGAGATCGAGACCACCACCGCCGACCGCCAGGAGAAGATCTTCACGATCCTCTCCGAGTTCGGCACGGACGGCGCCGGCAAGTACGGCACCGTCCCCGGCCCCCTGCACAACGAGATAGCCCAGCCCGACCGGAGCGTGGACAACTCCAACGCCTGGACGGCCGACTTCGACAAGGCGTACTACGAGAACCTCTTCAACGGCTCCGGCGAGTCGATGAAGACGTACTACGAGAAGCTCTCGGGCGGCCGCTACTCGGTCACCAACACCGTCGAGGACTGGGTCAAGGTCCCCCACAACGCCTCCTTCTACGGCGACAACGCCATCGAGGACAACGGCGGCTCGTGGGCCTTCGTCCAGGACACCGGCGACGCCTGGTGGAACGCGC is a window encoding:
- a CDS encoding glucosyl-3-phosphoglycerate synthase — translated: MLEEVERWLDRRSWSVADRPLERILAAKRNTKVSVVLPALNEEATVGDIVAVIRRELMTEAVPLVDELVVIDSGSTDRTAEVAAAAGARVVARDAILPRIPAVPGKGEVLWRSLMVTTGDVVCFIDADLRDFSADFVSGIVGPLLTDPDVDFVKAMYDRPFGDTPGQGGRVTELVARPLLNLHWPQLAGFVQPLGGEYAARRSLLERLPFPVGYGVELGLLVDALHTVGLDALAQVDVGVRKHRHQDGLALGRMAAAIYRTAQLRLSRGHLVRPRLTQFERGEKGFEPRTYAVDTEERPPMADIVEYARRRVA
- a CDS encoding cold-shock protein → MAQGTVKWFNAEKGYGFIAVDGGADVFVHYSAIQMDGYRSLEEGQRVEFEISQGQKGPQADMVKLAV
- the thrC gene encoding threonine synthase is translated as MRRKGLASMAVQTVTPATSVDLGPASGLSCRECGEFFPLGPIFACELCFGPLEVAYDLPTGDPEALRKQIEAGPANIWRYAPLLPVPADVADKPNLNPGWTKLVQADNLAREIGVAPGKLFVKDDSGNPTHSFKDRVVAQAIEAARAFGFTTLSCSSTGNLAGAVGAAAARAGFRSCVFIPHDLEQGKVVMAGVYGGDLVAIEGNYDDVNRFCSELIGDPLGEGWGFVNVNLRPYYGEGSKTLAYEICEQLGWVIPDQLVIPIASGSQLTKIDKGLQELIKLGLVEDKPYKIFGAQAEGCSPVSVAFKAGHDVVRPQKPNTIAKSLAIGNPADGPYVLDIARRTGGAVEDVDDEQVVDAIKLLAQTEGIFAETAGGVTVGVAKKLVENGLIDPNLTTVVLNTGDGLKTLDAVADTSQATVTIRPSLDAFRDAGLAH
- a CDS encoding trehalose-6-phosphate synthase, which encodes MASVLVASNRGPVSYVLGEDDSLDARRGGGGLVSGLSAVSSQDSLWVCAALGEGDREAVRRGIGEPGVRMLDIDPEVYADAYNGIANSVLWFLHHHLYDIPREPVFDAEFRRRWESYRAYNRAFAEALAAEAAEGAAVLVQDYHLALVPGMLRELRPDLRIGHFTHTPWASSEYLRMVPDDIVEELLWGMLGADELGFHTWGWASFFIGCCSQLDDSTGMAQGVWPSGDPWHGVEWRRYGVGKGRTRVRAYPLGVDGDELRSLAHRPEVDEKLVALRAEVGDRRTIVRVDRTELSKNILRGLLAYRELLTVHPEWRDRVVHLASAYPSRQDLESYRAYTAAVADLAAEINAEFGTEDWQPVIVSVEDDFARSLAAYRLADVALVNPVRDGMNLVAKEIPVVSEAGCALVLSTGAGAYRELRQDALTVNPFDVSETAAALHTALTMPAPERADRTKRLATAATALPPQRWFLNQLEALREG
- a CDS encoding helix-turn-helix domain-containing protein — translated: MTKIETLNRTTGEVQDLTVHSSVGAAHGLWFRGGGFTTMGYDAHNALAEADLSGASYRLFHKMCALQNRKDHGLVRVETQVKFAEQVGMSQSTVSRALRQLAEAGFIYPDGRDWRIRPDFVFNGNGAAQGQAIQNIPAGTPDPYAPKATELTVIDGGKDGEA
- a CDS encoding helix-turn-helix domain-containing protein, with amino-acid sequence MATLNRPGAEDGHVCGIDTAMEIIGGKWKVLILWALHQRPNCRFGELRRSIPGITEKVLASHLRELEADGIVDRVSYEEVPPRVEYALTKDGIRLNDALEPLAAWGGERRERTEAS
- a CDS encoding NAD(P)-binding domain-containing protein, whose protein sequence is MTANLTQKTPLTLLGLGAMGTALARTWLAAGHPLTVWNRTPARAEVLAAEGAKAVDSVAEAVAASTLVIVCLLDDASVETTLDGVDLTGKDLVNLTTTTPAQARTRAAWAEERGARYLDGGIMAVPPMVGIPEAGGYVFYSGSRELFELHRESLAVPVGTTYVGEDAGFAALHDVALLSAMYGMFAGATHAFALIRRENIDPVAFAPLLGNWIKAMVDPSVGQTARQLVSGDLTADVVSNLAMQVAGTTTLLTTAEEQGVSAELIRPQFDLMRRLLAVSTGEEDLTGTVDLLLA
- the groL gene encoding chaperonin GroEL (60 kDa chaperone family; promotes refolding of misfolded polypeptides especially under stressful conditions; forms two stacked rings of heptamers to form a barrel-shaped 14mer; ends can be capped by GroES; misfolded proteins enter the barrel where they are refolded when GroES binds), whose protein sequence is MAKIIAFDEEARRGLERGMNQLADAVKVTLGPKGRNVVLEKKWGAPTITNDGVSIAKEIELEDPYEKIGAELVKEVAKKTDDVAGDGTTTATVLAQALVREGLRNVAAGANPMALKRGIEKAVEAVSGALLEQAKDVETKEQIASTASISAADTQIGELIAEAMDKVGKEGVITVEESQTFGLELELTEGMRFDKGYISAYFATDMERMESSLDDPYLLIVNSKISSVKDLLPLLEKVMQSGKPLLIIAEDVEGEALSTLVVNKIRGTFKSVAVKAPGFGDRRKAMLNDIAILTGGTVISEEVGLKLENAGLDLLGRARKVVITKDETTIVDGAGDSEQVAGRVNQIRAEIENSDSDYDREKLQERLAKLAGGVAVIKAGAATEVELKERKHRIEDAVRNAKAAVEEGIVAGGGVALLQASSVFEKLEADLAGDEATGANIVKLALEAPLKQIAVNAGLEGGVVAEKVRNLPVGHGLNAATNEYVDLIAEGIIDPAKVTRSALQNAASIAALFLTTEAVIADKPEKASAPAGGGMPGGDMDF
- a CDS encoding MoaD/ThiS family protein produces the protein MAVNVRIPTILRTYTGGRSEVQAEGTTLAEVIADLEKNHTGIAARVLDDQGKLRRFVNVYVNDDDVRFEQGLETATPAGAGVSIIPAVAGG